From Rhopalosiphum padi isolate XX-2018 chromosome 2, ASM2088224v1, whole genome shotgun sequence:
AAAATGAGGTCCACTTGACACCTATTATACAAAGCATAGTGATTTTCCTTGTTAAATAGGACTTTTTCAACAATTTTGTTGCTATAAACAATtagataggtaattattaatatatagtaaaacgaTACATTACTTATTTTTACCATTAACCTCGATTacgataaaatagtaaatagtttttatatgataattgtaAATAGGAACCTACATTGCAGTTTACTGCGGGAGTGCGGGTTAAAATCGGATTATTTTAGAAGACgttatttttatagcatttaagtacgaaatatattttgtcgatCCCGGAAACCTCACTTTCTAAAATTTATTCTGTTCTCATATTATCCCATATtcccatttatatataattctagcagtacattgtacatattataaaataatttaactgttttattatatgctattaaattagaattttaaacataaaaacggTCAAAAcgcttatgtataatataatatatataaaacgacgcttaaaatatcaaattttattataattgaacgtTTTACAACTCGTATAGcggttaaatgtattaaaatactatattattataaaaaaaaaacctatcatCGTCTATTTAGAGCCAAATCTAAACGAGTTATTGTTTTTCCAACCGTTACTCCagaagatttaataattataactattataatcgGACACAGGTAATAATGTACAGCTATTATATTTACAGATTTTGGCAGGTgttctattataaatacttattactcggttaatattgcatattttataagatataggtatattatatatcttgtaCATAGAAATATGGAATCACAAACGTATCAGTATagttttatcttatttattataatagttataacaatattaacaaaaattaaatacacgtaAACATGTGTAATTAACacgaaataaaacattttattaggtatattataatattaaaaagtacatataataatataataaataatcagtatcatataatacatatataatatatatatatattatcgtataatcgtatattacattatgaaattttgatgataaataatagtatatttcatataataaaattatatttaacaaaaaaatgatcaCGGCGgtgttctaataatataatcgactgcaaatatacaaacattagCTATTAatgcctattatattatgtacatgcgtAGAAAGGTCGTATTGTGCTGTACTCATGCTGCCCCTGTCCGATCTGGTTACATTTGAAAGGACTGCACAAATCCAATCTGAACCTTATGTACAATGAtagactatacattttataggctTGTTGTGGTGggactatattataatcattaattaattttaaatcaattattatattgcatgatagttaaactattatatattaatacattataatagttaaatcataataatcaataacagTAGTTCAATCATGTAGTATAGAAGCATATTAACATTttgtgtgtaatgtgtaaaacaatattaaccaATAGCCAACCATATTTAGAGCCGCTTGCGAAACAGGgaatttcagtttttaaaatgatcattaacattaatatattttaataaatctttttttctttttttttaacaaattaaaacgaGTAGGTACCAAATAATgcgaaaatattatgaataattattcaattaaaaatatgataaagcGAAAGGAAatgtataagataattatttaagatagtGTTAGCAATATTTAAGTACtcaaaataatcaataagtATCTATTAGGTgaaaatagctaaaaaaaatgtaatttaaataactatcaattttaacattaaaaatgtttaaaacaattgaaatgCGAAAAGGGCTAATAAcaattttgtagaatataaaaatcatcGCTAATGCACATGCTTGAAAAGTTGAAACCAGTAATATTACAGGCACCTTTCAACATTTGGttcattttgtttaatattaattgatattaaaaattccTGAGACACAATTATATCAATAGCTAGTAATTCAATGggttatactttaaattaaaatattaaaaaaaaacaggttAAGTTTTCGAGTGCAGGTAACTGATTATATCTTCATCAATGTTATAgggatgtattaatttttaatttgatgataaatcattgcatgcaaaaaatgattctaagtAAAACTGTATATCAGCCTCTGTTCCTAAGGATatatcttaattaatttaaattaatataagtaatttatttttctattagtagtATATAAGTACAGTATATTGAACTTGTCTATACCAAAAACAttgcatacattatattattaattattaggtataatttatcataatatattgtttttattaactgtAGGTATACCGCATACCATACAACGATGTAAATTGgttcatggtataaataatagctgaaattaaaataaatattttttaaattgtattatgcacagaaaataataattgctatctatatattacctatacctatctTTGTTTCTTTTGATTatcaattaatcaataataatcggGTTAGTTTGGAAATGTTTAAGTccaattaaagtttaaagtaaaCTAATGCTAtttattacctaaatatatattgtacatacaaattatttttcaaacagaTTACTGTTCGAACGTTTAACCTGTCAATGGCTCGTCATTCAAAAATTCTGTATACCATTAAAGATCTAACACACAACATTCGATGACACAAAAACGCTTGGGAAACAGTACATGATGGATATTAAGctgatgataattattatttattattataagttgtaactaACACTGCAGTTATGTGATACAAACACAGTGTTCTACTTAAaagaactttattttattatacataaaaatctcgataaatgtaatgaatttattatgaatgttaTTTATGACCCGTGTAATATATAGATCGGAGCTGGTTATAGATGTCTTAGTTcgctgtttattataatatttttgaaactaaattaaacataacaGTAAAAACTATCTTGAAAAGCCCTACATATTTTGTGTGTGagaaagcatattattatgctaaatataaaatattatttatgtataattatcatTGAAACTAAATAGTGGACAACTGATAAGTATGTATACATATGGTTTCGATATTtccattttagtaaaaaaaacatacgtaCCTGTGcagatttaatatatatatatcggtaaaaagaaaagaaaaataacatttcttttttaagtaaaaagaaAATGCATCATCAGGTTTTTACAGAATGTTTTGTTCCATTTACACTATAACATTAAGTATATCAATATGCACAAATACGCATCTTCTATTCACTGATGTGGGGGGCCTAGGTGTCTGAAATTCGTAAAATGATAACGTTAAGCAAAATTCTTTTGCAAATTTCTTGCTGATGTTCAAAATATATGTTCACGATCGTCTTTCCTTTGGATCATAATATACTAGGGATGTAGTTGTGTTTTGTATATTGGCACCTTTATTGAACTGCGTATTAGCGTCCAGCATTATCGTCATCACCTTCAAAATGTCACGGTACTCGATACAAATGCAGTGAAATGCGGATGCTCGGAACTAGCCGGTTGTTTATTACGACTGATAACGTTAAACTAATACGCGGTAATTGATCCTGAGCATAcggtattatacgtatatcggTCGTGTACCGTGAAATTTTGAAGGCGGTGGGGATAATGTTGAGCACAATTCGGTATAACTACGCATAATAATTACAACCATGAACCATAGTATTTGATCTAAGGTTGCAACTGATATGTTTCAGGAGGTTGTTTTCTGTGTCGTCCTCGGaagtcacaaaatattttattttcaactctTCCAGTCCGCCTTTATGCTTATTTGGAAAATCGGTTTATTGGTTAACCAATCGTAAATTTGTTGGCTTCCGTACTTGCTATGTAGTCTGACGTTTAGTTTATGTCCTCgtcaatttttgtatttatgttgCGCATTTCTGTGTTTGATTAACTGTGTGTGTCTGCTCCTTAGCCTGTGTTGAACTGTTCACTGTTGTATCATCTTCTtgacaattattacaattgatTAAATCGAGCGtgctatgtatatacattttaaatacgcaATAGGCTTTATTATCGTGTCATCTGACTTATTAGAAGCCATATTAAAAGTAGACTTACTATTTAAGTGAAATACCTTCcgttaaatcatattattatatcatcatatatttaaataaatcccgTTTAGCTtagtgtgtttattttttagttaaaaaataataaaatatcttattatataattagtgcAACAGTTTTTATCATAGGTAATATTGCACTTAATATAGTAAATCATTGTAGGTACATATCTATAAATGATAGAATTAATAATcattgtgtatacaatatacacatggTTTACTCATAATACCAAGtaggtaattataaattcaacaggtgtcaaataaaataatattaaagcaatAACATCTTAGCGTCTTTACTCTTTACATCGATAATAATCGCGACAGCtgcttacaaattaattataacccGTTATTTCAACGACCTGCCCACATGCGGAGAATGGCTGTTTATTTTTTGCTATAAAACGGCAGCAATAACTTTACCtcacaataacataaaatttagtCTATCGTAAGACTTACAATAGAATATGGGTTAGTGACAACTTCATCAGtatttttgtggttttttttttatacatcagtaataatgtattttaccgtttaaaaatacaatgaaaaaataatagttgctATATAGCTGATATCGTCTAGAGGAGTTTCGCGGCGGGTgcgtttatttaatagttttaatttcttcGAAATTTCATCGTAAGAGTTTCTGTGcttgtattttattcaaaaccgcagtattattcgtaaaataattatcaaggaataaaTTATGTGCTTCTTATAATAgactactatttaaatatttttagagtaataaggtgaatatatatttatgatctattaatataatactaagtttaaaaaaaatatttctattagttgaaaaaattataataatttatttggtaaATGGTCGGTAGTTAAAAACTCGTctgattaatatgtattatagatccattaaacattaaacagtgtttgtaatattacctatacctcTATACTTGTAGAAtggttattatactattataaattataatgttttttttttttaatgtatttgtatattattatattacttggcCAAAAGCAAAATTGGACTGTACagtctatacaataattaacatGAACACGAATATTATGCTGTACTgtgattattattgaaaacgAAGGAATCAGCTGTACCGCAGAGAAACGCCACGATATCgacattatttatgtatatgtttgCGCTGAAACGATTATCCAATCAATCAAGCGTCTGTGTAACgcgtattatacgtaatatatgcATAAAGGTACCTAAATCCTAATTGCTTTTACAAACTGTCTATTTAAACTCTAGAGTCGGACGGACGACTTATGATTTGCACCGAATTCTACGAAATTATTGTTAACCTTAATTACTGTGcacaataaattaacaatctTAATAGCTATAATGCCTTATggtatatagacatattatacggATATGTCCATCTTTTTATACCTACAGGTACTAAAATGCGCTTAAACAAATACCGAATATAACGTTCGCTTCAAATCACGTGTCTTCGGGGAATGTTTTTGAGTTTTTGACCCAATTTTCAAACCCCCGCAGCTATATattccattatatatatataatcgtccgcataaacataaaatatattacccatGCATATGACATTACAacgatttttttcgattttttcttttataaattcgtttatttttcaacGAAAACGTTCAAATTATATCAAACCGCATCGAGGCCTAGTTTTATTTTGACGAAAAATTGATTTCATGGTCTTATAATGATGACCGGTGTGCGAACTATAATCACACAATTCAATTAATTCAATTCAATATAATGCCTGATGCACTcgaaattatttcttttataaacaACACGAAGACTCGTGTCAACGTttcttttcataataattttaacaaacagAAGAAAATAAACCAATGTACACtccattatttgttttatttgtcgTCGATTACTTTGTAGAAACGTTAATTAATaagataagaaaaatattattatattatattcttatacattCTTGTAGtacttaatgtttaattttttttctaaattagaaGGCCCTACATCAAAGCATCTTGCTAACTTATTAGTTCATAGACCTTCCGGGGGGTCAACATCCCTATTATCGGCCACGCCgatccccccccccccataatGACTCGAGGATCGCCCCATTTAcatcttgaaatttaatatctgtaatttaaaactagaaaaatagaatatgaggcatattttatacatgatatGACATTCATAACTTCTTTAATAATAGAGATGAGTTCAGAGttgttagtatttaataaatactatattaataattttcacaattTCACATAGCCTTATGAATATTTGGATTATATGGTCATAGTCcacgtaggtattattattacgaattgtttttcttaattaactatatactattggtaagatcaattataaaatcataattatatttaagtgttttttaatcaattaaacaCCTATAAAGATAATCGTATAAAGATTAcggtaatcgtaataataataaaaagtatatttttcaacttaTAATAAGATCAGCAGCTATTACATTaccattatataatttcaatttatgatCGTTGTccgttactattttaattagtgataactgataagtatttCGCGAATAATTATGTGgtgcataatttaaaatgtatgtatcgtTTAAAACAGCTGggtcaatttattaatttaattcatttaattataaatctattaccTAAACGTTTGTGGAGAAATGTAAACAACTCGTAAACCCACATAGTGCTTATTTTTTTTCGCAaaactattaaacaataattaaatattagttatatataagtCATATATGGCAATTAGTAactaatatatgttattaattgaaAGGTACATAGAATCTGCAGGAGTAggtatagttttttttgtactaataaatatcttataaatataatacgttacTTAAATGGACATTAACgagttttttattgttttaattacactcaataataaaaactgttttaattgAACAATGTAGATTATTCTTTCACTTTTCAATATCGATAATTGCATGGTGTTATTTTGTTGCGAGTAATGCACTAGCACAGCCGCATAGGAATATAAcggaaatatgtataatatgctgacacgcaatataaatagtatataatatactacgctGTATTACGTACTCTTATTATACTTCAAGCGGTTCCATTTGGGGGAGGAGAGGGGCGATGTCGTTTTCTTTTCTGTGCccttattttttctgttttggCCAgtcatataatttacaaatgcgTTGATGgtcgatgtataataattaaaatatattatggaaacTATAAAATGCGTATAAATCGTCCGAAGAAaacattatacctaatataagtaattactaatttatagtttataacagtatttctttaaattctacctaattaatttgatgtaagcttttttgttgttattaatacaaCTGTTATACTAATACCTGCAGTATATTTGAACTTCGtgacgttaaaaataaataaataaatacatggataatatttatgcataacaAAAGCAAAAAGTTATTGTCAACTTTCaactttccaattttttaaattctgcatttaaaatattaaatatataacaattaacaattgttggtatattaaaaatataatacaataacagtaaattatataaaccatatatataatatatactatacccaGTGGCGTAGTGTGAGTTTCAACTTAATGTATGCGTTCAAAATCATAATACAATGCATTTGTGGGGGTGGAGCCCCCACccatagtattaaatattatagaatatcacaaaataagaaatactatttaatgtaataataaaaaaaaataatttttcaatttttaaaatctatttactATCCCGAGTGCCTGTATCTATAAATACttgtaatatacacattatagttatttaatcataatttgatatgttataataatcgGATAATAATGACTGGAATCTTGGTGGTTTCAGGTAAAATTCAAAATCAGAGCTGAGATCGACGAAGTGTCGACCGACGACGACAAAATTCATACGAGACAATATAGAGAATATGGTGTTGCGCCCGAACGACGAATACGGTGGTTACGCGATGGACAATTACCCGCAAACCGGCGGGGGTGCCCATCATTTTTACGAGAGCATCAAAACCGAACTGGAAAGTTTTCGGTTGCGTGGCGCGGACGGAGATTTTTCGGCGTCGGTAGCGGCCGCGTCTGAAGCACTGCTTAGCGACGACACAAGCTCAATTGCGTCCAAGAAACGAATAGACAGCATGTTCAAGACGACCGCTTCCGTGACAGGTGACACAAAGCGGACGACCCGCTACCGCGCCGGTCGCTTGACCAAGTCGTTGGCCGACGACAATAACCACTACGGTGGTGCGGGCGGCGGCTATTTCGATTACGGTTATGCTGCCGATACCGGCGAtagaaacaacaacaacaacaacaacaagaaTACGGTACAGGAGAAGATCGAAAAGATGTTTGCGGAAATCAGTTCGTCGGAACTCGATACCGACGTGTCAATGGACTCGGCAGCGCCGGCGACGGATACCGGAAGCAATAAATTCCACGTGCAGTACATAGGGTGCGCCGGGCTGTCGGGCAAGATATCCTCGTTAGAGGGCCTCCAAAAGCCCGTCCGAGACATGTACTTCGGTTACCGGGAAAATCAACACCATTACCGCGGCGGCGACAACCTGTACCGCCGCGGTTATTACCATCACaatgacgacgacaacgaccGAACGGCCACGCGGCGCGACTTCTCGGGGCTGTTGGAGATATCGGCGGGCGGTCTTACTATCCGTTACAGGAACGAACTGGGCGACCTGGAGCAGCGGACCAACGCGTTTCCGACGATCGCCGTGTGGGCGGCGCTCAAGTATGTGTGTCGCCGCCGGTCGCCGACGCCGCAACGGAGAATCGCCGGAGAAGGTGCCGCCGGTGCCGGTTACGAGTACGCTTTCCTGCCGCTAATCGCAGATCCCGACGGCTCGGACAAGGCGCCGCTTTTCCGGGACATGGACCCGGGCGACAGGGCCCGGTTGGACGCGGCCGGCGACCACGCACCGGTGTTCGCGGTGGTCACGCGCGCGGCCGGCAAGCGGCTCGAGTGTCACGGGTTTGCGTGCGAGACGGAGAACGACGCGCTTCTCATGGCGGCCAACCTGTACGGTGCCCTCGTCGCGGCCATGTCTTCGGCTGCGGTGGCGGTGGACGCGGACGCGCCGACAACCGGCGACGGAGCCGGACGACTGGCCGCCACCTCGACCAGACGTGTTATCCGACAGCGAAACGGGTTCACGAGCATGAGCAGTACGGCCGGTTCGAGCGTGGCCGGCGGTGGCGGCGCGGCGGAGGAGGCTCCTGCTCTACCACCGCCCCGTCCGCCGCGCAGGAACAAAAAGTCGTCCACGTCGTCTATCACCAGTGCAACGTCGGACGGCGGTGGCGTTTCGTCGGCGATGACGTCCGTACCGGCTGACGGTAACCACGGCAACGGCGAGGTGTGCAGTGGCGCCAAGACTTTCCAGTTGACCGTCAGACAGGCACCGTCGCTTCAGAGGGGCGTGTGCAACAGTAGCAGCGTTGCCGGCTCGGCGGCGGAAGTGCAGCCCCGCAGCACCAGACAGCAACGTCCGGAAGGCGGCGGCGACATACTCACCAAAGTGGCCATACCCAGGAGCAGGAGTTTCCTGAACTCTAACGGGTTGGCGTCCACCAAGTACTCGAGGCGGGCTGCAGGCTGTGGCATCGAGACGGCCGCGGCCGACAGGCGCCGACGCCGGAGCAACGGTAGTGGCATTATGGGCTTCTCGGAAATGTTTAACGAGTTGCGCGCGCAGGAAGGTCTGAACAACATGGACGACATACTGAACGCCATCATCAACGTGGAGGGCATGTCGTACAACGATCTGAAGCCCATTTACAAGGAGTTTCTGATGAAATTGGCATTGACGCTCACTAAAGACGAGCTGTACCAACGAACCAAAGCGATAATGACGGAACAGAAACGCAAGCGGAACAAGCGGCGCCCGGCGGTCGCTACGCAAGCGGCCGGTCGCGGGCGACGTCTCAACGACAAACTGCGAGATGCGTTGAACTTGCGGGCGGCAAAGTCGCGAATTAGTGCCGTGTTGATGCCGAACTTTTGCAAGCGCAAAACCCGGAACAGAGGGTCCCggaaacaaaaacaacaactaCTGCAGCaaaatcaacaacaacaacaacaacaaaggAGACATCGATGTTCGTGTTTGGCGGTAGCAGGGTCATCCGCCGAAGTTCGGCCGGCGGTGGACCGGAAACCGGAACGGAAATTCCAGCGGCGGGCCATTGCGGGAAAACGGCCGGCGGGTAAGTCGGCGAGCAAAGGCCGCACGGCATCGGGTACGTCTACGTCCGACGACAGTGACTTTTTCGCGGCCGCGGCGTTGCGGCAACGGCAACGGCAACATCAACAGCTCCAACAACAACTGCTGCAGCAACCGTCGCAGCTCTACAAGAAGACGTCGAAGAAACGCGGCAGCGGTGGTGACGGCGGAGGTGGTCGAGGGACAGCTACGGCATCCGAAGGCGGTTGCCTGCACCGGGCGTCCAGCGGTTACTTTAGCTGTTCCGAGTGTAGCGCAGGCGACGCGGCGGACGACGACGGATGCTGTTACTGCGGTGACGGCGCGGCGGACCCGACGACGTCGCTGGTGTCGTGCAGCTGTGACTCGGATAGCTGCGCGGACAGCGATAAGTGTTATTGCGGCAAGCCGCGGCGCCCGCGGAACATATTCGACGAGCTCAAGAGCCGCGGGTTCGCGGCGTCCGAGTCGAGCGTGTCGCGCGCCGACTCGCCGGGCACCGCATGGAAGAAGAACGAGTTGCTCATGCTGTTGCAGCAACGACACGACGACAGCAGCGCCGGTATGGCCGGGGACGAATCGTCGCCGGCGGCCAGTGGCGGTGGCAGATGCGGCATCGAACCGTCCAAGAGCATCGAGTACCTGCAGATGACGCGCCGGGCCTGTCCGGGCAATAACGCCGGCGTCGACACGACCGCGGCGATCGGTTCGTCTTCGTCACCGTCGTCGTCGCTGTCCGCGGCCACCGTGTACTCGTCGTCGTCCGCGGTGCACCAACGCCGGCCGCAGCCGCCGCGCGGCGCCAAACACCATCACCGCCGGTCCGGTTCGAGCGGTTCCGACAACTTTCGCGCCATCGATTACGCGCTGTTCGCGGCCACCGCGGCCGATGCCTCAGCGGGACCACGAAAGTCGCGCGGCTGCGGCGGCAGGCAAAATCACCGCCGTCCAGACTGCGCGCCCGTGGCAGACGGTCGTCGACGCGCCGCCGCCTCGTCTGGCGTGGGCAGGCGGTCGTACAGCTCCGAAGCGGTGCACATGGCCGGTTGCCGGGTCCAGTACGGCGGCCACGCGCGACAGCCACTGCTACAACAGACGAAGCCGGCCGCCAGGCGACATTCCGTCCACGACGGTGACGTCCTGTCGTCGTTTTTCAAGTGTGGCATTGAAAACTCGTTGGGCTACTATCCGTGACGATACGTCTACCCCTCCCCGCGAATTTGGCATTTGTAAACTCGACccgatatttttcaaataaaaattattgatattatgtaaactCCA
This genomic window contains:
- the LOC132921583 gene encoding uncharacterized protein LOC132921583 translates to MVLRPNDEYGGYAMDNYPQTGGGAHHFYESIKTELESFRLRGADGDFSASVAAASEALLSDDTSSIASKKRIDSMFKTTASVTGDTKRTTRYRAGRLTKSLADDNNHYGGAGGGYFDYGYAADTGDRNNNNNNNKNTVQEKIEKMFAEISSSELDTDVSMDSAAPATDTGSNKFHVQYIGCAGLSGKISSLEGLQKPVRDMYFGYRENQHHYRGGDNLYRRGYYHHNDDDNDRTATRRDFSGLLEISAGGLTIRYRNELGDLEQRTNAFPTIAVWAALKYVCRRRSPTPQRRIAGEGAAGAGYEYAFLPLIADPDGSDKAPLFRDMDPGDRARLDAAGDHAPVFAVVTRAAGKRLECHGFACETENDALLMAANLYGALVAAMSSAAVAVDADAPTTGDGAGRLAATSTRRVIRQRNGFTSMSSTAGSSVAGGGGAAEEAPALPPPRPPRRNKKSSTSSITSATSDGGGVSSAMTSVPADGNHGNGEVCSGAKTFQLTVRQAPSLQRGVCNSSSVAGSAAEVQPRSTRQQRPEGGGDILTKVAIPRSRSFLNSNGLASTKYSRRAAGCGIETAAADRRRRRSNGSGIMGFSEMFNELRAQEGLNNMDDILNAIINVEGMSYNDLKPIYKEFLMKLALTLTKDELYQRTKAIMTEQKRKRNKRRPAVATQAAGRGRRLNDKLRDALNLRAAKSRISAVLMPNFCKRKTRNRGSRKQKQQLLQQNQQQQQQQRRHRCSCLAVAGSSAEVRPAVDRKPERKFQRRAIAGKRPAGKSASKGRTASGTSTSDDSDFFAAAALRQRQRQHQQLQQQLLQQPSQLYKKTSKKRGSGGDGGGGRGTATASEGGCLHRASSGYFSCSECSAGDAADDDGCCYCGDGAADPTTSLVSCSCDSDSCADSDKCYCGKPRRPRNIFDELKSRGFAASESSVSRADSPGTAWKKNELLMLLQQRHDDSSAGMAGDESSPAASGGGRCGIEPSKSIEYLQMTRRACPGNNAGVDTTAAIGSSSSPSSSLSAATVYSSSSAVHQRRPQPPRGAKHHHRRSGSSGSDNFRAIDYALFAATAADASAGPRKSRGCGGRQNHRRPDCAPVADGRRRAAASSGVGRRSYSSEAVHMAGCRVQYGGHARQPLLQQTKPAARRHSVHDGDVLSSFFKCGIENSLGYYP